From Pandoraea norimbergensis, the proteins below share one genomic window:
- a CDS encoding SDR family oxidoreductase codes for MDLGIKGRTALVCGASKGLGRACAQALAEAGADVVIVARTAAALNEAADAIRASTGVKVTAVACDITTPEGRAQALAACAQPDILVTNAGGPPPGDFREWQRDDWIRALDANMLTPIELIKATVDGMIGRRFGRIVNITSSAVKAPIDILGLSNGARSGLTGFVAGLSRTTVAHNVTINNLLPGAFDTDRLAGTMKAWADKSGQSVDEARAKRAAAIPARRFGQPDEFGATCAFLCSAQAGYITGQNVLIDGGAYPGTF; via the coding sequence ATGGATCTGGGAATCAAGGGCCGCACGGCGCTGGTGTGCGGTGCGAGCAAGGGACTGGGGCGCGCTTGCGCTCAGGCGCTGGCCGAAGCGGGTGCCGACGTGGTGATCGTCGCGCGCACGGCGGCGGCACTCAATGAAGCGGCGGATGCGATCCGCGCCTCGACGGGCGTGAAGGTGACCGCCGTCGCCTGCGACATCACGACGCCGGAAGGCCGTGCACAGGCGCTCGCCGCGTGTGCGCAACCCGACATTCTCGTGACCAACGCGGGCGGCCCGCCGCCGGGCGATTTTCGGGAATGGCAACGCGACGACTGGATTCGCGCGCTCGACGCCAACATGCTCACCCCGATCGAACTGATCAAGGCGACCGTCGACGGCATGATCGGCCGCCGTTTTGGCCGCATCGTGAACATCACGTCGTCGGCCGTGAAGGCGCCGATCGACATTCTGGGCCTCTCGAACGGTGCCCGCTCGGGCCTGACGGGCTTTGTGGCCGGCCTGTCGCGCACGACCGTCGCCCATAACGTCACGATCAACAATCTGCTGCCGGGGGCGTTCGACACCGACCGTCTGGCCGGCACGATGAAAGCGTGGGCGGACAAGAGCGGCCAGTCGGTCGACGAAGCCCGTGCCAAGCGTGCCGCCGCGATTCCCGCGCGCCGCTTCGGCCAGCCGGACGAATTCGGCGCGACGTGCGCGTTCCTTTGCAGCGCGCAGGCCGGGTACATCACCGGGCAAAACGTGTTGATCGACGGCGGCGCTTATCCCGGTACTTTCTAG
- the upp gene encoding uracil phosphoribosyltransferase, whose product MKQDNRFPNLFICDHPLIQHKLSHMRDKETSTRTFRGLLREITLLMGYEITRDLPLTTESIETPMVTMDAPVIAGKKLAIVPVLRAGVGMSDGLLDLVPSARVGHIGVYRDEQHRPVEYLVRLPDVADRRFILCDPMVATGYSAVHAVDVLRKRGVEEENIAFLALVAAPEGVKVLHDAHPGVKLYVASLDERLDDHAYIIPGLGDAGDRLFGTKN is encoded by the coding sequence ATGAAACAAGACAATCGCTTCCCGAATCTCTTCATCTGCGATCACCCGCTGATCCAGCACAAGCTCTCGCACATGCGCGACAAGGAAACCTCGACGCGCACGTTCCGTGGCCTGCTGCGCGAGATCACCTTGCTCATGGGCTATGAAATCACGCGCGACCTGCCGCTTACGACCGAGTCGATCGAGACGCCGATGGTCACCATGGACGCCCCGGTCATCGCGGGCAAGAAGCTGGCCATCGTGCCGGTGCTGCGCGCAGGCGTGGGCATGAGCGACGGCCTGCTCGATCTGGTGCCGTCGGCACGCGTCGGTCATATCGGCGTGTATCGCGACGAGCAACACCGTCCGGTCGAATATCTGGTGCGCCTGCCCGATGTGGCCGACCGCCGTTTCATCTTGTGTGATCCGATGGTCGCCACCGGCTACTCGGCCGTGCACGCGGTGGATGTGCTGCGCAAGCGCGGTGTCGAGGAAGAGAACATTGCCTTCCTCGCACTCGTCGCCGCACCGGAAGGCGTGAAGGTGCTGCACGACGCGCACCCGGGCGTGAAGTTGTACGTGGCGTCGCTCGACGAGCGTCTGGACGACCACGCCTACATCATCCCGGGTCTGGGTGATGCCGGTGACCGTCTGTTCGGCACGAAGAACTGA